In Acidobacteriota bacterium, a genomic segment contains:
- a CDS encoding IS3 family transposase, with translation MRKVVESGRGRSLGEACRLLGYTRQAYYKGKRRVEKRAFEAEIVLQEVGRLRKEQKRIGVRKLHHMMSGFAREHSVEIGRDALYDLLREHSLLIRKRKRRSPRTTFSGLWMKSFPNLAKGFEPTRSNQLWVSDITYIRVREGFAYLSLITDAYSRKIVGYCLSEDLTARGPAAALRMALRDNPERDGLIHHSDRGLQYYSSRYMKLIGKRIRVSMSEKSDPLENAIAERVNGILKQELLRKSFKSFSDATRQVGQAVNTYNHLRPHLSIDMLTPAEAHAKTGELKKRWKKYYPAKTFHSQAAA, from the coding sequence GTGAGGAAAGTGGTAGAGAGCGGCAGGGGGAGAAGCCTGGGCGAGGCCTGCCGGCTGCTTGGCTATACGAGACAGGCATATTACAAGGGGAAACGGCGAGTGGAGAAGAGGGCGTTCGAAGCCGAGATCGTGCTGCAGGAGGTAGGAAGGCTGAGAAAGGAGCAAAAGCGGATCGGTGTAAGAAAGCTGCATCACATGATGAGCGGGTTTGCCCGCGAGCACTCGGTAGAGATCGGCCGCGACGCTTTGTACGATCTCTTGCGGGAGCATTCGCTGCTGATCCGAAAGAGAAAGAGGCGAAGTCCGAGGACAACGTTTTCGGGCCTCTGGATGAAGAGCTTCCCGAATCTTGCGAAGGGCTTCGAGCCGACCCGGAGCAATCAATTGTGGGTCAGCGATATCACATATATCAGGGTCCGGGAAGGGTTTGCTTATCTGAGCCTGATCACGGACGCCTATTCGCGAAAGATAGTCGGCTACTGCCTCAGCGAGGACCTGACAGCCAGAGGGCCGGCGGCGGCACTGCGGATGGCCCTCAGGGACAATCCGGAACGCGACGGGCTTATACACCACTCGGACCGGGGGCTGCAATACTACAGCTCGCGGTATATGAAGCTGATCGGGAAACGGATCCGGGTCTCGATGAGCGAAAAGAGCGACCCGCTGGAGAACGCCATTGCCGAACGCGTCAACGGCATTCTCAAACAGGAACTGCTGCGGAAAAGCTTCAAGAGCTTCTCCGATGCAACCCGGCAGGTCGGCCAGGCGGTCAATACCTACAACCACCTGAGGCCGCATCTGTCGATCGATATGCTCACCCCGGCCGAGGCCCATGCCAAGACCGGCGAGCTCAAGAAGCGCTGGAAGAAATACTATCCGGCCAAAACTTTTCACTCTCAGGCCGCGGCCTGA
- a CDS encoding helix-turn-helix domain-containing protein, with product MKQDEEMRREAVERYGRGGVSMRELARIYRVSVSTVHRWIRGREAGGGSATGSSAGSGHGSGSAEVRRLRKELEEARLYNELLNAMIDIAEDRFEVPIRKKPGAKR from the coding sequence ATGAAACAAGACGAAGAGATGAGGAGAGAGGCAGTTGAGAGGTACGGGAGAGGCGGTGTGTCGATGCGGGAACTGGCGCGGATATACCGGGTTTCGGTGTCGACTGTACATAGATGGATAAGGGGTCGTGAGGCCGGGGGCGGTTCGGCGACGGGGTCGTCTGCCGGGTCTGGGCATGGGTCGGGGTCGGCGGAGGTGAGGCGGCTGCGGAAGGAGCTTGAGGAGGCCCGGCTCTACAACGAGTTGCTGAATGCGATGATCGACATCGCGGAAGATCGATTTGAGGTACCGATCAGAAAAAAACCTGGGGCCAAGCGGTGA
- the serS gene encoding serine--tRNA ligase, with amino-acid sequence MLDLNFVRENLTDVKTALENRSFPIDVLDRFTELDVERRRLISESDAINQRRNAASKEIGELMKSGKRDEAEAMKAEVAGFKATQAELDEKREAAESAMRDLLAGLPNIPAEDVPVGPDEAANVEIRKWGEPPTFDFEIRDHVDLGEALGILDFERATKIAGSRFAIMNGAGARLSRALVNFMLDVHTREHGYLETMPPFLVNRTSLFGTNQLPKFEEDLFHIKDDRGFALIPTAEVPVTNYHAEEILDASELPKYFTAYTPCFRSEAGSYGRDTRGLIRQHQFEKVELVKICLPEESAEEHEKLTQNAERILQLLKLPYRTVVLSTGDMGFGAQKTYDIEVWVPSQGTYREISSCSNCGDFQARRMSLRFRRAGGSKPEFAHTLNGSGLAVGRTWLAVLENYQQADGSVVIPEVLRPYMHGAYRIAVISRAV; translated from the coding sequence ATGCTTGATCTTAATTTCGTCAGAGAGAATCTGACTGACGTAAAAACCGCCCTTGAGAATCGCAGCTTTCCGATCGATGTTTTGGACCGGTTTACTGAGCTGGACGTTGAACGGCGAAGGCTGATCAGCGAATCGGACGCGATCAACCAGCGGCGAAATGCCGCGAGCAAAGAGATCGGCGAACTGATGAAATCGGGAAAGCGGGACGAGGCCGAGGCGATGAAGGCCGAAGTCGCCGGGTTCAAAGCCACCCAGGCCGAACTTGATGAAAAACGCGAGGCCGCCGAATCTGCTATGCGCGACCTGCTCGCGGGGCTTCCGAATATCCCGGCCGAGGACGTTCCCGTCGGTCCGGATGAGGCGGCGAACGTCGAGATAAGGAAGTGGGGCGAACCTCCGACTTTCGACTTTGAGATAAGGGACCATGTCGACCTCGGCGAGGCTTTGGGCATCCTGGACTTCGAGAGGGCGACGAAGATCGCCGGTTCGCGCTTCGCCATAATGAATGGGGCGGGGGCACGACTGTCGAGAGCCTTGGTGAACTTCATGCTCGACGTCCATACCCGCGAGCATGGGTATTTGGAAACGATGCCGCCGTTTCTGGTCAACCGAACCTCGCTTTTTGGGACGAATCAGCTCCCAAAGTTTGAAGAGGATCTTTTTCACATTAAGGATGACCGCGGTTTCGCCCTTATTCCGACCGCGGAGGTTCCGGTGACGAATTATCACGCCGAAGAGATACTCGATGCCTCCGAACTTCCGAAGTACTTCACGGCTTATACGCCATGCTTTCGGAGTGAAGCCGGTAGCTACGGCCGCGATACCCGAGGGCTGATAAGGCAGCATCAGTTTGAGAAGGTCGAGCTTGTCAAGATCTGCCTGCCGGAGGAATCGGCAGAAGAGCATGAAAAGCTTACTCAGAATGCCGAACGGATCCTCCAACTCTTGAAATTGCCGTATCGCACGGTCGTCCTGTCCACCGGCGACATGGGGTTTGGCGCACAAAAGACTTACGACATTGAGGTTTGGGTGCCGTCTCAGGGAACTTACCGGGAGATCTCGAGCTGCTCGAACTGCGGCGATTTTCAGGCTCGCAGGATGAGTCTGCGGTTCCGTCGGGCGGGCGGTTCGAAGCCGGAATTCGCTCATACGCTCAATGGCAGCGGGCTTGCAGTTGGGCGAACGTGGCTGGCCGTTCTCGAAAACTATCAGCAGGCGGATGGGTCGGTCGTAATTCCCGAGGTGCTGCGGCCGTATATGCATGGCGCTTATAGGATCGCGGTAATTTCGCGAGCTGTATGA
- a CDS encoding ribonucleoside-diphosphate reductase subunit alpha, which translates to MMDTFVATARQTEEAAQTTMRVTKRNGAYEPVDINKIVRAISRCTPNLPNVDVMRIATKTISGLFDGASTKELDKLSIQTAASLIFEEPEYSRLAARLLIQYVEKEVHNQEIYSFSQSIAFGFKEGLMNERVYNFVCENSRKLNDAIDKTRNDLFEFFGLRTLYDRYLLKNPETRDVIETPQFFWMRVACGLAETPSLAIELYHLFSSLEYIPSTPTLFNSGTRHEQLSSCFLLDSPQDSLESIYKKYADVAMLSKFSGGIGIAYHRVRSQGSLIRGTNGHSNGIVPWLKTLDSSVAAVNQGGKRKGAACVYLETWHADIEDFLELRDNTGDDARRTHNLNIANWIPDIFMRRVESDETWSLFDPKAVPHFPDIYGEEFEREYLKAEQEGLYKKQVKARDLYGKMMRTLAQTGNGWMTFKDASNNKCNQTAVAGNVVHLSNLCTEIIEVTNDSETAVCNLGSINVARYVGESGFDFEKLHRNVGLAVRQLDRVIDLNYYAIPSTEDSNMRWRNIGLGVMGLQDVFFKLRLAFDSDEARRISAKIQEEIYFAALDASCELAIAKGAHPAFPETRAARGVLQFDLWGVVPEDTARWDALREKIKANGLRNSLMIAIAPTATIAAIAGSYECIEPQVSNLFKRETLSGDFIQINKYLVQELKAAGLWTDEVRQKIKLGEGSIQAIDEIPEEIRAIYRTAWEVPMRVLIDMAAERGAFIDQSASLNLFMESPSIGKLSSMYMYCWQKGLKTTYYLRSRPATKINQVTAEYKVAELVPNNSEPDVRAYTDEEALACSLENPDACEACQ; encoded by the coding sequence ATGATGGATACATTCGTCGCTACGGCAAGGCAGACCGAGGAAGCAGCACAAACGACAATGCGCGTGACCAAGCGCAATGGAGCTTACGAGCCGGTCGATATCAACAAGATCGTCCGGGCGATCTCACGCTGTACGCCGAACCTGCCGAACGTAGATGTGATGCGGATCGCGACGAAGACCATCAGCGGGCTTTTTGACGGTGCGAGCACAAAGGAACTCGACAAGCTTTCGATCCAGACGGCCGCGAGCCTGATCTTTGAAGAGCCGGAATATTCGCGGCTGGCCGCCCGGCTTTTGATTCAATACGTTGAAAAGGAAGTACATAACCAGGAGATCTATTCTTTCTCGCAGTCCATCGCCTTCGGCTTCAAAGAAGGGCTGATGAACGAGCGGGTGTACAACTTTGTTTGTGAAAACAGCCGCAAGCTGAATGACGCCATCGATAAAACGCGCAACGATCTTTTCGAATTCTTTGGCCTCAGGACGCTTTACGACCGATATTTGCTAAAGAACCCGGAGACCCGCGACGTCATCGAAACGCCGCAGTTCTTCTGGATGCGGGTCGCGTGCGGGCTTGCCGAAACGCCGTCTTTGGCCATCGAGCTTTACCATCTCTTCTCGTCGCTCGAGTACATTCCCTCGACGCCGACGCTTTTCAACTCCGGCACACGGCACGAACAACTATCGTCGTGCTTCCTACTTGATTCGCCGCAGGATAGCCTCGAAAGCATTTACAAAAAGTATGCGGACGTCGCAATGCTTTCAAAGTTTTCGGGCGGCATCGGCATTGCTTATCATCGCGTACGCTCGCAAGGGTCGCTGATCCGCGGTACGAACGGGCACTCGAACGGCATCGTGCCTTGGCTCAAGACTCTTGATTCCTCGGTGGCGGCGGTAAATCAGGGCGGTAAGCGAAAGGGTGCGGCGTGCGTTTATCTCGAGACGTGGCATGCAGACATCGAGGATTTCCTCGAGCTTCGCGACAACACTGGCGACGACGCCCGGCGGACGCACAACCTCAACATCGCCAACTGGATACCGGACATCTTTATGCGCCGCGTTGAGTCGGACGAGACGTGGTCGCTCTTTGACCCGAAAGCCGTTCCCCATTTTCCGGATATATACGGCGAAGAGTTCGAGCGCGAATACCTTAAGGCCGAGCAGGAAGGGCTGTACAAAAAGCAGGTCAAGGCACGCGATCTTTACGGCAAGATGATGCGGACGCTCGCCCAGACCGGCAACGGCTGGATGACCTTTAAGGACGCGAGCAACAATAAATGCAATCAAACGGCCGTGGCCGGAAACGTCGTCCACCTCTCGAATCTCTGCACGGAGATCATCGAGGTGACGAACGACAGCGAGACGGCGGTCTGCAATCTCGGCTCGATCAATGTGGCCAGGTACGTTGGCGAAAGCGGGTTCGATTTTGAGAAGCTGCATCGCAATGTTGGGCTTGCGGTTCGCCAGCTTGACCGCGTCATCGACCTCAATTACTACGCGATTCCGAGCACCGAGGATTCGAACATGCGGTGGCGGAACATCGGCCTCGGCGTGATGGGCCTGCAGGATGTTTTCTTCAAGCTGCGGCTGGCTTTCGATTCGGACGAGGCTCGGCGGATCTCGGCTAAGATACAGGAAGAGATCTACTTCGCTGCACTTGATGCGTCGTGTGAACTCGCGATAGCCAAGGGCGCTCATCCGGCGTTCCCGGAAACGCGTGCGGCCCGCGGCGTGCTGCAATTTGACCTCTGGGGAGTTGTGCCCGAGGACACGGCCCGCTGGGACGCGCTCCGAGAAAAGATCAAAGCGAACGGGCTTCGCAACAGCCTGATGATCGCAATTGCACCGACGGCGACGATCGCCGCCATCGCCGGCAGCTACGAATGCATCGAGCCGCAAGTCTCGAACCTCTTCAAACGCGAAACGCTTTCCGGCGACTTCATCCAGATCAACAAATACCTTGTTCAAGAGCTGAAGGCAGCCGGGCTCTGGACCGACGAGGTGCGGCAAAAGATCAAGCTCGGCGAGGGCTCGATACAGGCGATCGACGAGATACCGGAAGAGATCCGGGCGATCTACCGCACCGCATGGGAAGTGCCGATGCGGGTCCTGATCGACATGGCCGCCGAACGCGGGGCGTTCATCGACCAATCGGCGTCGCTCAACCTATTCATGGAAAGCCCGTCGATCGGCAAGCTTTCGTCGATGTATATGTACTGCTGGCAAAAAGGACTAAAGACGACGTATTACCTTCGCTCGCGGCCGGCAACGAAGATCAATCAGGTGACCGCCGAATACAAGGTCGCCGAACTCGTGCCGAACAACAGCGAGCCGGATGTCCGGGCATATACGGATGAAGAAGCTCTCGCATGTTCGCTAGAAAACCCTGATGCGTGCGAGGCGTGTCAATGA
- a CDS encoding ribonucleotide-diphosphate reductase subunit beta translates to MLLDPGFNLTLRPMKYPDFYEMYRNAIKNTWTVEEVDFSMDVTDLRAKMTPAERHLINRLVAFFATGDSIVSNNLVLNLYKHINAPEARMYLSRQLYEEALHVQFYLTLLDTYIPEHKEREAAFAAIENIPSIRKKGEFCLKWIDSINDLQTLETKEDRRRFLLNLICFAACIEGLFFFAAFAYVYFLRSKGLLHGLASGTNWVFRDESAHMNFAFEVVKKVRAEEPDLFDAELERQIALMLDEAVECEMQFAEDILSGGVAGLSVVDMKQYLEFIADQRLAMLGIPKVYKAKNPFSFMDLQDVQELTNFFERRVSAYQVSVAGEVSFSEAF, encoded by the coding sequence ATGTTACTAGATCCAGGATTTAACCTTACACTTCGCCCGATGAAGTATCCGGACTTTTATGAAATGTACCGGAATGCGATCAAGAACACTTGGACCGTCGAGGAGGTCGACTTCTCGATGGACGTCACGGACCTTCGTGCCAAGATGACGCCGGCGGAGCGGCACCTGATCAATCGGCTTGTTGCGTTTTTCGCGACGGGAGATTCGATAGTCTCCAACAATTTGGTGCTTAATCTTTACAAGCACATCAATGCGCCCGAGGCGCGGATGTACCTCTCGCGGCAGCTTTATGAAGAGGCACTGCACGTGCAGTTTTATCTCACGCTGCTTGATACCTATATCCCCGAGCACAAGGAACGCGAGGCGGCATTTGCGGCGATCGAGAACATTCCGTCGATCCGCAAAAAGGGCGAGTTTTGCTTGAAATGGATCGATTCGATCAACGACCTGCAGACGCTTGAGACGAAGGAAGACCGCCGCCGATTTCTGCTCAATCTGATCTGCTTCGCGGCGTGCATTGAGGGGCTCTTCTTCTTTGCGGCGTTCGCTTATGTTTACTTTCTGCGGTCAAAGGGTTTGCTACACGGGCTCGCCTCTGGGACGAACTGGGTCTTCCGCGACGAATCGGCCCACATGAACTTTGCCTTTGAAGTGGTCAAAAAAGTGCGGGCCGAGGAGCCGGACCTTTTTGATGCCGAACTCGAGCGGCAGATCGCTTTGATGCTCGATGAAGCGGTCGAATGCGAAATGCAGTTTGCCGAGGACATCCTCTCGGGCGGCGTCGCCGGGCTTTCGGTCGTCGATATGAAGCAGTATCTTGAGTTCATCGCCGATCAGCGGCTCGCGATGCTCGGCATCCCGAAGGTCTATAAGGCAAAGAACCCATTCTCATTCATGGACCTGCAGGACGTTCAGGAACTGACAAACTTCTTCGAACGCCGCGTCTCGGCATACCAGGTCTCAGTCGCCGGCGAGGTAAGCTTCAGCGAAGCGTTCTAG
- a CDS encoding MBL fold metallo-hydrolase: MRLTFLGTGTSTGVPSIACDCETCLSEDPRDKRLRVSVLIEHEGVSILVDTSSDFRQQALRANIRRLDAVLITHCHVDHVFGLDDIRPLNFRYGPMPIFANDIAWTDLRRIFQYIFQPTHLGGGLPQLIPHMVFNGSPFCIGKVEVTPLEVIHGKLPVIAYRFNDFAYATDLKTIPQESLDGLRGLDVLVLDCVRIKPHTTHLNLEEALAYIDELKPRKAYLTHLNHDILHARESRTLPDNVELAYDGLVISDEPVEA, from the coding sequence ATGCGACTTACCTTCCTCGGCACCGGAACCTCGACGGGCGTACCCTCCATCGCCTGTGACTGCGAGACGTGTCTTTCCGAAGACCCGAGGGATAAGCGGCTTCGCGTCTCGGTTTTGATCGAACACGAGGGCGTTTCGATCCTCGTCGATACCTCGTCCGACTTTCGCCAACAGGCCTTGCGGGCAAATATCCGGCGGCTCGATGCCGTGCTGATAACGCATTGCCATGTCGATCATGTCTTTGGCCTTGATGACATCCGGCCGCTCAACTTTCGCTACGGCCCGATGCCGATCTTTGCCAATGACATCGCCTGGACCGACCTTCGCCGCATCTTTCAATACATTTTTCAGCCGACCCACTTGGGCGGCGGGCTTCCGCAGCTGATACCGCATATGGTCTTCAACGGCTCGCCTTTCTGCATCGGCAAGGTCGAGGTGACGCCGCTTGAGGTCATCCACGGCAAGCTGCCGGTGATCGCCTATCGGTTCAATGATTTCGCCTATGCGACCGACCTGAAGACCATCCCGCAGGAGTCGCTTGACGGGCTCCGCGGGCTTGATGTTCTCGTGCTCGACTGCGTCCGCATTAAGCCGCACACGACGCATCTCAACCTTGAAGAAGCCCTCGCTTACATCGACGAACTCAAGCCGCGGAAGGCTTACCTTACCCACCTCAACCACGACATCCTCCACGCCCGCGAGTCCCGCACGCTGCCCGACAACGTCGAACTCGCCTACGACGGCCTTGTTATCAGCGATGAGCCCGTTGAGGCTTGA
- the dinD gene encoding DNA damage-inducible protein D — protein sequence MVELGSGSKREIEDIALTRYACYLIAQNGDSIKPQIAVAQEYFAFRADGTPTEFVNEILQRPASTVFEQIKHFDDDYSEFWSARELSRILEYSQFRHFVPVIERAKEACRNSGIKIPDHFEDILTMVKIGSGAEREIEDVRLSRYACYLIVQNADSSKEIVALGQTYFAVQTRLQELQQTRDYEQLKTEEEKRLFLREEMSLHNKQLAEAARAAGVVEPIDYAIFQNHGYQGLYGGLLAKDIHARKGLKKSQQILDQMGSTELAANLFRATQTEEKLRREDVKGKNKANQTHFEVGAKVRKTIEEIGGTMPENLPVADSIKKLKKESTPKKLKGK from the coding sequence ATGGTCGAGCTTGGAAGTGGTTCAAAGAGGGAAATTGAAGATATTGCCCTCACAAGGTATGCCTGTTACCTAATCGCACAGAATGGTGATTCGATTAAGCCGCAAATAGCTGTTGCTCAAGAATATTTTGCTTTTCGGGCGGACGGAACTCCAACGGAGTTCGTAAACGAGATCCTACAGCGCCCGGCATCGACGGTCTTCGAGCAAATTAAGCACTTCGACGACGATTACAGCGAATTTTGGAGCGCCAGAGAACTAAGTCGAATTTTAGAATACTCTCAATTCCGCCACTTTGTGCCGGTAATCGAAAGAGCCAAAGAGGCTTGCAGGAATAGTGGGATCAAGATACCAGACCATTTTGAGGATATCCTCACAATGGTCAAAATCGGTTCCGGTGCGGAACGCGAGATCGAAGATGTCAGGCTTTCACGATACGCTTGTTACCTGATCGTTCAAAATGCGGATTCTAGTAAAGAAATCGTTGCTTTGGGCCAGACCTATTTCGCCGTTCAAACCCGTTTGCAAGAACTCCAGCAAACGCGGGACTACGAACAACTAAAAACTGAAGAAGAAAAGCGTCTATTCCTTCGCGAGGAAATGTCTCTACACAATAAGCAGCTTGCCGAAGCGGCAAGAGCCGCCGGCGTCGTAGAACCTATAGATTACGCCATATTCCAAAACCACGGTTACCAAGGCCTATACGGAGGCTTACTTGCGAAGGACATTCATGCCCGAAAGGGCTTGAAAAAAAGTCAGCAGATTCTCGACCAAATGGGAAGCACGGAGCTAGCAGCCAATCTTTTCCGTGCAACTCAGACAGAAGAAAAATTGCGTCGCGAAGATGTTAAGGGAAAGAACAAAGCTAACCAGACTCATTTCGAGGTCGGTGCGAAAGTGCGTAAGACGATCGAAGAGATCGGAGGCACGATGCCAGAGAACCTACCCGTAGCCGATAGCATTAAGAAACTGAAAAAAGAATCAACTCCTAAAAAGTTGAAAGGGAAATAA
- a CDS encoding DUF5076 domain-containing protein, with amino-acid sequence MTHPHELRIPPSAAADDSAREMIRAWGSGGGLHITLAPDLLDDPGNWGIVLADVTRHLADAYAKLKDFDRTVTIDRIRELFEAELDSPTDAPTGAFVNG; translated from the coding sequence ATGACCCATCCACACGAGCTAAGAATCCCGCCGTCGGCAGCGGCAGACGACTCCGCTAGGGAGATGATAAGAGCGTGGGGGTCCGGAGGGGGCTTACACATCACACTTGCCCCGGATCTTTTGGACGATCCCGGAAACTGGGGAATCGTACTCGCTGACGTAACACGGCACCTGGCGGACGCATACGCGAAGCTGAAAGATTTTGACAGAACGGTAACGATTGATCGGATTCGCGAGTTGTTTGAGGCCGAACTTGACTCACCGACAGATGCCCCGACGGGGGCTTTCGTTAACGGATAA
- a CDS encoding type II toxin-antitoxin system PemK/MazF family toxin: protein MAVVKRFEVYLVNLDEEVSDDPKNTRPAVVVSPDEMNRSLGHVIIAPIASTTATLPTRIATEFLNSDRQIVLDQIRTVDKLRLVKSIGEIDGRSKTEVVEVLQEMFAG from the coding sequence GTGGCAGTGGTGAAACGATTTGAGGTTTATCTTGTCAATCTCGACGAGGAGGTCTCGGATGACCCCAAAAATACTCGTCCCGCCGTTGTGGTCTCGCCCGATGAGATGAACCGCAGTCTCGGTCATGTGATCATCGCCCCGATCGCCTCTACGACGGCTACTTTGCCGACCCGCATCGCGACCGAATTTCTCAACTCCGACCGGCAGATCGTCCTCGATCAAATTCGGACCGTCGACAAGTTGCGGCTTGTGAAAAGCATCGGTGAGATCGACGGCCGTTCGAAGACCGAGGTTGTTGAGGTGCTTCAGGAGATGTTTGCTGGGTGA
- a CDS encoding AbrB/MazE/SpoVT family DNA-binding domain-containing protein has protein sequence MKAQIIQIGNSQGIRIPKMMLEETGISGEVDLHATPEGILIRKTKRPRGDWDTVFSRFAESDDELSEDIKASGAFDRKEWQW, from the coding sequence ATGAAAGCTCAGATCATTCAGATCGGGAACTCCCAGGGAATACGAATTCCGAAAATGATGCTCGAAGAGACCGGGATCTCCGGTGAGGTCGACCTCCACGCTACACCTGAAGGTATTCTCATCCGAAAGACCAAGCGGCCGCGAGGAGATTGGGACACGGTTTTCAGCAGATTTGCCGAGTCCGACGATGAGCTTTCCGAAGACATCAAGGCCTCAGGAGCCTTTGACCGAAAGGAGTGGCAGTGGTGA
- a CDS encoding DUF1844 domain-containing protein translates to MIGHEENQEDVSFKVTDRRKFNPDGSLKEGVEIEPEAPKAVTPTPEPKPEPAVAAVEEEPVAAAIDESEDDGEEIPGADDPASFINFLSTLATNAAASLGAVPHPATGQRSLDLDTGKYWLDVLAMIRDKTKGNLHEHEARLLEGLLADLRMQYVTMVRATEEKLKAQAAKKFSGADILGKK, encoded by the coding sequence ATGATCGGACACGAAGAAAATCAAGAAGACGTTTCCTTTAAGGTTACAGATCGTCGGAAATTTAACCCGGACGGATCGCTGAAAGAGGGCGTGGAGATCGAGCCGGAAGCGCCTAAAGCCGTCACCCCGACGCCCGAACCCAAACCCGAACCCGCGGTTGCTGCGGTTGAAGAGGAGCCGGTCGCCGCAGCTATCGACGAGTCCGAGGATGACGGCGAAGAGATCCCGGGTGCGGATGATCCGGCGAGCTTCATCAATTTTCTCTCGACCCTCGCGACCAACGCCGCGGCATCTCTTGGTGCCGTGCCGCATCCCGCGACGGGTCAGCGGTCGCTCGACCTCGACACGGGCAAGTATTGGCTCGATGTGCTCGCGATGATCCGCGATAAGACAAAGGGCAATCTGCACGAGCATGAGGCTCGGCTGCTTGAAGGGCTTTTGGCCGATCTGCGGATGCAATATGTGACGATGGTCCGAGCGACCGAAGAGAAGCTGAAGGCGCAGGCGGCGAAGAAGTTTTCCGGCGCGGATATTCTCGGAAAGAAATAG
- the mazG gene encoding nucleoside triphosphate pyrophosphohydrolase, giving the protein MSEKFDELVGVMERLRAPGGCPWDAEQTYASLSQYLLEEAYETFDAIQHADATGDTEHLKEELGDLLLQVVFHATIGKERGEFTVEDVAEGVAKKLVLRHPHVFGDANLETASDVLNNWDELKANERKASGKVEKAKDSILEDVPVHFPALLEALKLTKKAAKVGFDWPDADQIFEKAEEEIGELRAAVSTNDRENIEEEIGDLLFVIVNLARRLDVEPETALKRTNRKFRKRFLYVEEQIKESGNELDGSTLEEMDRLWNEAKAK; this is encoded by the coding sequence ATGTCAGAAAAATTCGATGAACTCGTTGGCGTAATGGAGCGGCTTCGTGCACCGGGCGGCTGCCCTTGGGATGCGGAGCAGACCTATGCCTCGCTTTCGCAATACCTGCTTGAAGAAGCGTACGAGACGTTTGACGCGATACAGCACGCCGATGCGACTGGCGATACCGAACACCTCAAAGAAGAACTCGGCGACCTTCTGCTGCAGGTCGTTTTCCACGCAACTATCGGCAAGGAACGCGGCGAATTTACCGTCGAAGATGTGGCCGAAGGCGTCGCGAAGAAGCTCGTGCTTCGGCACCCGCATGTCTTTGGCGATGCGAACCTCGAAACAGCCAGCGACGTTCTTAACAACTGGGACGAGCTAAAAGCCAACGAACGCAAGGCATCCGGCAAGGTTGAAAAAGCAAAGGACTCGATCTTGGAAGATGTGCCCGTGCACTTCCCGGCCCTGCTAGAGGCACTCAAGCTAACGAAAAAAGCAGCGAAGGTCGGTTTCGACTGGCCCGACGCCGACCAGATCTTTGAAAAGGCCGAGGAGGAGATAGGCGAACTGCGGGCGGCGGTGAGTACTAACGACCGTGAAAACATTGAAGAAGAGATCGGCGATCTGCTCTTCGTCATCGTGAACCTTGCCCGACGCCTCGATGTAGAACCTGAGACGGCCCTGAAAAGAACGAACCGAAAGTTTCGGAAACGGTTTCTCTATGTAGAGGAGCAGATCAAGGAGTCAGGAAATGAACTCGACGGTTCGACGCTCGAAGAAATGGATAGGCTCTGGAACGAAGCAAAGGCGAAGTAG